A section of the Carya illinoinensis cultivar Pawnee chromosome 12, C.illinoinensisPawnee_v1, whole genome shotgun sequence genome encodes:
- the LOC122289424 gene encoding protein LIGHT-DEPENDENT SHORT HYPOCOTYLS 7-like, with translation MSSSKGKDVAEGSRSSAGGGSSTGSGGGDQQHQPPQLSRYESQKRRDWNTFGQYLRNQRPPVALSQCNSNHVLEFLQYLDQFGKTKVHLQGCVFFGQPEPPGPCICPLRQAWGSLDALIGRLRAAYEENGGLPETNPFASGAIRVYLRDVRDSQAKARGIPYKKKKKKRNPMKASDDNSNFPMQ, from the coding sequence ATGTCAAGCAGCAAAGGAAAAGATGTAGCAGAAGGATCAAGATCTTCTGCTGGTGGTGgtagtagtactggtagtggtGGTGGTGATCAACAGCATCAGCCACCTCAACTGAGCCGCTATGAATCACAAAAGAGGCGGGACTGGAACACCTTTGGTCAGTACTTGAGGAACCAAAGACCCCCAGTGGCACTTTCACAGTGCAACTCCAATCACGTGCTTGAGTTCCTGCAGTATCTGGATCAGTTTGGAAAGACAAAGGTTCATTTACAAGGTTGTGTCTTCTTTGGACAACCTGAGCCCCCTGGTCCTTGCATTTGCCCACTTAGACAAGCATGGGGCAGCCTAGATGCCCTCATCGGCCGACTTAGAGCTGCTTATGAAGAAAACGGTGGCTTGCCTGAGACAAACCCTTTTGCTAGCGGTGCTATCCGTGTTTATTTGCGCGATGTGAGGGATTCTCAAGCCAAGGCTCGAGGTATCCCctataagaagaaaaagaagaagagaaatccAATGAAGGCCAGCGACGATAACTCCAACTTTCCTATGCAGTAA